The Vanessa cardui chromosome 9, ilVanCard2.1, whole genome shotgun sequence genome has a window encoding:
- the LOC124532468 gene encoding uncharacterized protein LOC124532468 produces MYRQIKVARSHNDFQRIVWRKDPSQNIEDFRLLTVTFGTSCAPYLAVKSLHQVACDEGRDYPLAAERIMTDFYMDDLMTGCESETEIKEIYKEMNKVLEKGGFQLQKWTSNRMNLLEELKEESGKDLEIKIDKVTKILGLTWNRYTDRFDYSVRLPPPAAFETKRTEISEISRLYDPLGWITPCIITSKVFIQKLWIAGVGWDEELPPELLQEWRYYRAELEKLVDFHIPRWIGKRKSNIAVELHGFSDASNIAYAAVVYCRIIDSSGEIHSHLITAKSKVAPIKQISIPRLELCGSLLVTKLLIEVAEVMNIPKADIHAWTDSSVVLAWLSDHPSRWKTYVANRTSEILSLMDSTQWAHVQSKDNPADIASRVSHQPCYLIVIFGNEDLVG; encoded by the coding sequence ATGTATCGTCAAATCAAAGTTGCGCGGTCACATAATGACTTTCAAAGAATTGTCTGGAGAAAAGATCCTAGCCAAAATATAGAAGACTTCCGACTATTGACTGTAACTTTCGGAACATCATGCGCTCCTTACTTAGCAGTTAAGTCATTGCATCAAGTTGCTTGCGATGAAGGTCGGGATTATCCATTAGCTGCTGAGAGGATAATGACAGATTTCTACATGGATGATCTGATGACGGGTTGCGAATCTGaaacagaaataaaagaaatatataaagaaatgaataaagTACTGGAAAAGGGAGGATTTCAGTTACAAAAATGGACAAGTAATAGGATGAACTTATTGGAAGAATTGAAGGAGGAGTCTGGTAAggatttggaaataaaaatagataaggtAACAAAGATTCTAGGGCTGACTTGGAACCGCTACACTGATAGATTTGATTATTCCGTTAGATTGCCACCTCCTGCTGCATTTGAAACAAAAAGAACAGAAATATCAGAAATATCACGACTTTACGATCCCTTGGGATGGATAACGCCGTGCATTATAACCTCGAAagtctttattcaaaaattatggATTGCTGGCGTGGGCTGGGATGAAGAGCTGCCGCCAGAACTCTTACAAGAATGGAGATATTACAGAGCAGAGCTGGAGAAGTTGGTTGATTTCCATATTCCAAGATGGATAGGTAAGAGGAAGAGCAACATTGCAGTTGAACTTCATGGTTTTAGCGATGCCTCAAACATAGCTTATGCAGCGGTAGTATACTGCAGAATTATAGACTCGAGTGGAGAAATACACTCACATCTTATTACCGCCAAGTCAAAGGTTGCGCCCATAAAACAAATATCTATTCCACGTCTAGAATTATGTGGCTCTCTTCtagttacaaaattattaatcgaAGTAGCCGAAGTAATGAATATTCCTAAGGCAGATATTCATGCCTGGACAGATTCGTCCGTTGTGCTGGCTTGGTTAAGCGACCACCCAAGTAGGTGGAAGACCTATGTGGCTAATAGAACATCGGAAATACTTAGTTTGATGGATAGCACTCAGTGGGCTCATGTTCAGTCCAAAGACAATCCAGCAGACATCGCTTCTCGTGTATCTCATCAACCATGCTACTTAATAGTGATCTTTGGAAACGAGGACCTGGTTGGCTAA
- the LOC124532469 gene encoding uncharacterized protein LOC124532469 — MTTEGFLGAFRRFVSRRGHCRHIWSDNGTNFVGAAKELQNMFAQESSIFTNIAAALANSQTEWHFIPPHAPNFGGLWEAGIKSVKHHLKRVIGDSTLTFEEMTTVLAEIEACLNSRPLSQSSNDPEDPIPLTPGHFLVGHPLVVPPDYNYEDVTLSTLRRWQLVQRMVQHFWRRWNRRNLTQFYQRHKWATRTPEFNVGNIVLIKEDNLPPAKWLYGKIIQLHPGKDNLTRVVTIRCKGTTIKRPTSKLCLLPVTE, encoded by the coding sequence ATGACTACTGAAGGTTTTTTGGGAGCTTTTAGACGATTTGTCTCTAGGCGTGGCCATTGCCGACATATTTGGAGCGACAATGGTACCAATTTTGTGGGTGCTGCCAAGGAATTGCAAAATATGTTTGCTCAAGAAAGctcaatatttacaaacattgcAGCGGCTCTTGCTAACTCTCAAACGGAGTGGCATTTTATTCCTCCCCATGCACCAAATTTTGGAGGACTGTGGGAAGCAGGGATAAAAAGTGTAAAGCATCACCTGAAACGCGTAATCGGCGATTCCACCCTCACGTTTGAGGAGATGACCACCGTTCTGGCTGAAATTGAGGCGTGCTTAAATTCTAGGCCCCTATCTCAAAGTAGTAACGATCCAGAAGATCCCATACCATTAACTCCAGGTCACTTTTTGGTCGGTCATCCATTAGTAGTTCCACCTGATTACAATTATGAGGACGTTACACTAAGCACTTTACGCAGGTGGCAATTAGTCCAACGTATGGTGCAACATTTCTGGCGTCGATGGAATCGACGGAATCTCACACAATTTTATCAAAGGCATAAATGGGCTACCCGAACTCCCGAGTTTAATGTAggcaatattgttttaataaaagaagaCAACTTACCTCCAGCTAAATGGCTGTACGGGAAAATCATTCAACTGCACCCGGGAAAGGACAATTTGACGCGCGTTGTCACTATCCGTTGTAAAGGCACTACGATTAAACGTCCAACTTCAAAGCTATGCTTACTACCTGTCACAGAATAA